One segment of Leptospirillum ferrooxidans C2-3 DNA contains the following:
- a CDS encoding transcriptional regulator yields the protein MKTLSSVQEIISYFGNQSEMARRLSISPQAIQRWVSTNHLPVRRAIQIERLTEGKILFNEIIHLTGIGEVAEITTPIVPEPISTKPPEMSGVAEDRRGVLRRNSDKGRRENPRQSGNK from the coding sequence ATGAAAACCCTCTCTTCTGTCCAAGAAATCATTTCCTATTTTGGAAACCAATCAGAGATGGCCCGTCGACTGTCCATTAGCCCGCAGGCTATTCAGCGCTGGGTCTCCACCAATCATCTTCCAGTGAGGCGAGCGATCCAGATTGAGCGGCTAACGGAAGGAAAGATCTTGTTTAATGAAATCATCCATCTGACCGGTATTGGAGAAGTCGCTGAAATCACAACTCCCATTGTGCCCGAACCCATTTCCACAAAGCCCCCTGAAATGTCCGGGGTAGCCGAGGACAGAAGAGGTGTGTTGCGCCGAAATAGCGACAAGGGGCGGCGGGAGAATCCTCGGCAAAGTGGCAATAAATGA